In Fundulus heteroclitus isolate FHET01 chromosome 18, MU-UCD_Fhet_4.1, whole genome shotgun sequence, a single genomic region encodes these proteins:
- the appbp2 gene encoding amyloid protein-binding protein 2: protein MAAAELEWIPETLYNTAISAVVDNYSRSRRDIRSLPENIQFDVYYKLYQQGRLCQLGGEFCELEVFAKVLRASDKRHLLHHCFQALMDHGVKVASVLANSFSRRCSYIAESDAHVKEKAIQFGFVLGGFLSDAGWYGDAEKVFLSCLQLCTLHSEVLHCYRAVECCVRLLHVRNGNCKYHLGEETFKLAQSYMDKLAKHGHQANKAALYGELCALLFAKSHYDEAYRWCIEAMKEITPGLPVKVVVDVLRQASKACVVKREFRKAEQLIKHAVFLAREHFGHKHPKYSDTLLDYGFYLLNVDNICQSVAIYQTALDIRQSVFGGKNIHVATAHEDLAYSSYVHQYSSGKFDNALFHAERAIDIITHILPEDHLLLASSKRVKALILEEIAIDCHNKETEERLLQEAHDLHLSSLQLAKKAFGEFNVQTAKHYGNLGRLYQSMRKFKEAEEMHIKAIQIKEQLLGHEDYEVALSVGHLASLYNYDMNQYEDAERLYLRSIAIGKKLFGEGYSGLEYDYRGLIKLYNSVGNYEKVFEYHNVLSNWNRLRDRQFAVADALEDVNTTPQQTQEVVQAFLQAQSLGPTRPCLG, encoded by the exons ATGGCTGCGGCGGAGCTCGAATGGATCCCGGAGACCCTGTACAACACCGCTATCTCGGCTGTGGTGGACAACTACAGCCGGTCCAGAAGGGACATACGCTCGCTGCCGGAAAACATCCAGTTCGACGTCTACTATAAG ctttaccagcagggcCGGCTCTGTCAGCTGGGAGGAGAGTTCTGTGAGCTGGAGGTGTTCGCTAAAGTGCTTCGGGCCTCAGACAAACG ACATCTGCTGCACCACTGCTTCCAGGCCCTCATGGACCACGGGGTGAAGGTGGCTTCGGTCCTGGCCAACTCGTTCAGCCGCCGCTGCTCGTACATCGCAGAGTCTGACGCCCATGTCAAAGAGAAGGCTATCCAGTTCGGCTTTGTGCTGG GGGGCTTCTTGTCTGACGCTGGCTGGTATGGAGATGCAGAGAAAGTGTTTCTGTCGTGCCTACAGCTGTGCACGCTCCACAGTGAGGTGCTCCACTGTTACCGAGCGGTGGAATGCTGCGTCAG GCTGCTCCATGTCCGCAACGGCAACTGTAAGTACCACCTCGGGGAGGAGACCTTCAAGCTTGCTCAGTCTTACATGGATAAACTAGCCAAACATGGCCACCAGGCCAACAAGGCGGCGCTGTACGGCGAGCTCTGTGCCTTGCTCTTCGCCAAAAGCCACTACGATGAG GCGTATAGGTGGTGTATAGAAGCTATGAAGGAAATTACTCCAGGACTGCCTGTCAAAGTAGTTGTAGATGTTCTCCGACAAGCATCCAAG GCTTGTGTGGTGAAGAGGGAGTTCAGGAAAGCGGAGCAGCTGATCAAACATGCCGTGTTTCTAGCAAG AGAACATTTTGGACACAAGCATCCCAAGTACTCCGACACGCTGCTAGATTATGGCTTTTACTTGTTaaatgtggacaacatctgcCAATCGGTTGCAATTTACCAG ACGGCCCTGGACATCCGACAGTCTGTGTTCGGGGGGAAGAACATCCACGTGGCCACAGCCCATGAAGACCTGGCTTACTCCTCATACGTTCACCAGTACAGCTCTGGGAAATTTGACAACGCTCT TTTCCACGCGGAACGTGCCATAGACATTATAACCCATATCCTGCCTGAGGACCATCTTCTGCTGGCGTCTTCCAAGAGAGTCAAAG CCCTAATTCTGGAGGAAATCGCCATCGACTGCCACAATAAAGAGACAGAAGAGCGCCTCCTGCAGGAAGCTCACGACCTCCACCTCTCCTCGCTGCAGCTGGCCAAGAAGGCTTTTGGGGAGTTCAATGTTCAGACAGCCAAACACTACGGCAACCTTGGGCGGCTCTACCAGTCCATGAGGAAGTTTAAG GAGGCAGAGGAGATGCACATCAAAGCCATCCAGATCAAGGAGCAGCTGCTGGGCCACGAGGACTACGAGGTGGCTCTGTCTGTGGGTCACCTGGCCTCCCTCTACAACTACGACATGAACCAATACGAGGACGCAGAGAGGCTCTACCTGCGCTCCATCGCTATCG ggaagaagctgtttggAGAAGGCTACAGTGGGCTGGAGTATGACTACAGAGGCCTGATCAAACTCTACAACTCGGTGGGGAACTACGAGAAGGTGTTTGAATACCACAATGTACTGTCCAACTGGAACCGACTGAGGGACCGGCAGTTTGCAGTAGCAGACGCTCTGGAGGACG